In Staphylococcus saccharolyticus, one genomic interval encodes:
- the purD gene encoding phosphoribosylamine--glycine ligase, which translates to MKVLVVGAGGREHALASKLNQSTIIDQVFVIPGNEAMRNVAEVHDEIAESDHQGILKFAKQNDIDWVVIGPEQPLIDGLADVLRKEQIKVFGPGKDAAQIEGSKLFAKQLMEKYHIPTAEYREVSNRSVAINYVESCELPVVIKKDGLAAGKGVIIAKSREEAIEGVKAVYPNEEGKVVFERFLEGEEFSLMTFVNGDYAVPFDCIAQDHKRAYDNDEGPNTGGMGAYCPVSHIDKEVLRQTNEQIAQPIAKAMAQEGHEFFGLLYIGAILTKEGPKVIEFNARFGDPEAQVLLTRLDSDLMEHIIALDEQNSIHFEWKDEVVVGVMLASKGYPGNYSKGHEVSGFKLESGYFVSGLKKDGEHFVNSGGRVILAIGEGTTVKEAQKVAYENAQRIKCDNLFYRNDIGDKAIKI; encoded by the coding sequence ATGAAAGTTTTAGTTGTAGGAGCTGGAGGTCGAGAACATGCACTAGCTTCCAAATTGAATCAATCTACTATTATTGATCAAGTTTTTGTAATACCTGGAAACGAAGCGATGCGTAATGTTGCTGAAGTTCATGATGAAATTGCTGAATCAGATCATCAAGGAATATTAAAATTTGCCAAGCAAAATGATATTGATTGGGTCGTCATAGGTCCTGAACAGCCATTAATAGATGGTTTAGCAGATGTTTTAAGAAAAGAACAAATTAAGGTATTTGGACCTGGTAAAGATGCTGCACAAATTGAGGGTTCGAAACTTTTTGCAAAACAACTAATGGAAAAATATCATATCCCTACTGCAGAATATCGAGAAGTATCAAATCGAAGCGTTGCTATAAACTATGTTGAGTCTTGTGAGTTACCAGTTGTTATTAAAAAAGATGGTTTAGCTGCAGGAAAAGGAGTAATCATTGCGAAATCTAGAGAAGAAGCAATAGAAGGAGTTAAAGCAGTCTATCCTAATGAGGAAGGTAAAGTTGTTTTTGAACGCTTCTTAGAGGGTGAAGAATTTTCATTGATGACATTCGTAAATGGTGATTATGCAGTTCCATTTGATTGTATTGCTCAAGATCATAAGCGTGCTTATGATAATGATGAAGGACCTAATACTGGCGGTATGGGTGCATATTGTCCTGTTTCTCATATTGATAAAGAGGTGCTTAGACAAACAAATGAGCAAATTGCACAACCAATTGCTAAGGCTATGGCGCAAGAAGGACATGAGTTTTTTGGATTGCTTTATATTGGTGCAATTTTGACTAAAGAAGGACCTAAAGTGATAGAGTTTAATGCGCGCTTCGGTGATCCAGAAGCACAAGTTTTACTTACGCGTTTAGATAGTGATTTAATGGAACATATTATTGCTTTAGATGAGCAAAATAGTATTCATTTTGAGTGGAAAGATGAAGTGGTAGTTGGTGTCATGCTTGCATCGAAAGGATATCCAGGAAACTATAGTAAAGGACATGAAGTAAGTGGCTTTAAATTAGAATCGGGTTATTTTGTGAGTGGTTTAAAGAAAGATGGAGAACACTTTGTAAATTCAGGTGGGCGTGTTATTTTAGCGATAGGTGAAGGTACGACTGTTAAAGAGGCACAAAAGGTTGCTTATGAAAACGCTCAAAGAATAAAATGTGATAATCTATTTTATAGAAATGATATTGGTGACAAAGCGATAAAAATTTGA
- a CDS encoding ECF transporter S component, with translation MSKGLKLSEILVTVLISVVFAIIYNLWWFIYNVVQVAGIHLEQLTYGVWFMAAIVCYLIIPKPGIALLAEIAAGAGETIVMGKFDIPTIIYAVLQGLACEIVFAIFKYKSRSAAVAMLAGLATALVSFPVDYFYGYLNEVAGWNLLLFIIFRSISGIVLAGLVSYCIVKALDKTGVTKFFRPASQQDYDNL, from the coding sequence ATGTCAAAAGGTTTAAAACTATCAGAAATACTCGTAACAGTGTTAATTTCTGTAGTATTTGCAATCATTTATAACCTATGGTGGTTTATTTACAATGTAGTACAGGTTGCAGGTATTCACCTAGAGCAATTGACTTACGGTGTATGGTTTATGGCTGCAATTGTTTGTTACTTAATCATACCTAAACCAGGGATTGCTCTTTTAGCAGAAATCGCTGCCGGTGCGGGGGAAACTATAGTCATGGGAAAATTTGATATTCCAACAATTATTTATGCTGTATTACAAGGTTTAGCATGTGAAATTGTGTTCGCTATTTTTAAATATAAATCACGTTCTGCAGCTGTAGCGATGCTTGCTGGATTAGCAACTGCATTAGTGTCGTTCCCAGTAGATTATTTTTATGGCTACCTTAATGAAGTTGCGGGATGGAACTTATTACTATTTATCATTTTCCGTTCAATTAGTGGTATAGTTTTAGCTGGTTTAGTTTCTTATTGTATTGTTAAAGCACTAGATAAAACTGGGGTTACTAAATTCTTTAGACCTGCTTCACAACAAGATTACGATAACCTATAA
- a CDS encoding energy-coupling factor transporter transmembrane component T family protein — protein MFERWKKHHTFVDDVNIITKLLLGIVLFFFIIFIHNFDFMIYIVVLMFIFLLLFNGTEFKITGIFILVTTIFALMSSLFMILYGDGEHMLVKFGIIQISQESIVRGFHLSMRTITVSMFGILIALTSQIVMIFYSLMQHLKVKPKIAYAFMAAIRIVPLIISSLIQLRRSLKMRYQMIDASNYKGIKRLNHLVIPLLSQNIRRAHQLSVAMESKGFKDGPRTYYYRTPFSYKDIIFIMSILTIIGLSFLLSNYLPITGIHDVRFGKLG, from the coding sequence ATGTTTGAAAGATGGAAAAAACACCACACCTTCGTAGATGATGTTAATATCATTACTAAATTATTATTAGGTATTGTATTATTCTTCTTCATTATATTTATTCACAATTTTGATTTTATGATCTATATCGTTGTATTAATGTTTATATTTTTACTATTATTTAATGGTACTGAATTTAAAATTACTGGTATTTTCATATTAGTGACGACCATTTTCGCCTTGATGTCATCATTATTTATGATTTTATATGGTGATGGTGAGCATATGCTGGTAAAATTTGGTATTATTCAAATCAGTCAAGAAAGCATCGTTCGTGGTTTTCATTTATCAATGAGAACAATAACAGTATCAATGTTTGGAATTTTAATAGCATTGACTTCTCAAATCGTGATGATATTTTACAGTTTAATGCAACATTTAAAAGTAAAGCCCAAAATAGCATACGCTTTTATGGCAGCAATAAGAATAGTACCACTTATCATAAGCTCACTGATTCAATTACGTCGTTCTCTAAAAATGCGCTATCAAATGATAGATGCCTCAAATTATAAAGGAATCAAACGTCTCAATCATTTAGTGATTCCTTTATTAAGTCAAAATATACGTCGTGCTCATCAACTGTCGGTAGCAATGGAATCCAAAGGCTTTAAAGACGGACCGAGAACATATTATTATCGCACACCTTTTTCTTATAAAGATATCATCTTTATAATGAGTATTCTAACTATTATTGGCTTATCATTTTTATTATCAAATTACCTACCTATTACCGGAATCCATGATGTACGTTTCGGCAAATTAGGTTAA
- the purN gene encoding phosphoribosylglycinamide formyltransferase — protein MINIAIFVSGSGSNFENIVKHVQTGQLPGINVTALYTDNEGATCIDRAKKLKIPVHVNQPKDFSTKSLYEQHLLKLLSHEGVQWIILAGYMRLVGEDLLQAYEGRMLNIHPSLLPKFKGLDAIGQALDSGDTITGSTVHFVDSGMDTGEIIEQQQCDIRPDDSKEQLEDRVKKLEHELYPKVIAKIIK, from the coding sequence GTGATAAATATAGCGATTTTTGTTTCAGGTTCAGGGAGTAACTTTGAAAATATTGTTAAGCATGTTCAAACAGGACAATTGCCTGGAATAAATGTCACAGCTTTATACACAGATAATGAAGGGGCAACTTGTATCGATAGAGCCAAAAAATTAAAAATTCCAGTACATGTGAATCAACCTAAAGATTTTTCGACAAAATCATTATATGAACAACATTTATTAAAATTATTATCCCATGAAGGTGTTCAATGGATTATATTAGCTGGTTATATGAGATTAGTTGGAGAAGATTTATTACAAGCATATGAGGGTCGTATGTTAAATATCCATCCTTCACTATTGCCTAAATTTAAGGGGTTAGATGCAATAGGACAAGCACTTGATAGTGGCGATACAATCACAGGTTCTACTGTACATTTTGTTGATAGTGGTATGGATACGGGAGAAATTATTGAACAACAGCAATGTGATATTAGGCCGGACGATTCAAAAGAACAATTAGAAGATAGAGTAAAAAAATTAGAACATGAACTTTATCCTAAAGTTATCGCTAAAATCATTAAATAG
- a CDS encoding ABC transporter ATP-binding protein codes for MLKVKNLRLKYPNGDRKIFDNLNIEINDKEKVLLLGPSGSGKSTLLNVLSGIVPNLIELPMKYDDLEIDHQSGVIFQDSDTQFCMPKVYEELAFVLENRQLPRSEMDAEIKAALESVNLHVTDQTYVNQLSGGMKQKLAIVETILQKSKTLFLDEPTAMLDVKATEYLWKKLIELWDDQTVLIVEHKVEHIWHHVDRVLLMNYDGQIIADDTPEIILSHYEKLLTEYGVWHPKAWNNAPQPIKLHNHSQESLFKFENGRIIRGKKTLFSTDYFEIHSGEWITITGKNGAGKTSLLESILQLIKYKGHMTYRNQSLSKIKQAAKHMYLVYQNPELQFITNSVYDEVHIHYNHLDPKNAENETIQLLELLHLEKVKNQHPFEISTGQKRRLSVATALSSKAEIILLDEPTFGLDSHNTFQLIKLFQERVKKGQTIVMVTHDPEIIHRYTTRRLHVEDDYLKEIEGERNV; via the coding sequence TTGTTAAAAGTTAAAAATTTGCGTTTGAAATATCCAAATGGGGATAGAAAAATTTTTGATAATTTAAATATAGAAATCAATGATAAAGAAAAAGTGCTTTTACTTGGTCCCTCTGGATCAGGTAAAAGCACGTTACTTAATGTATTAAGTGGCATCGTACCAAATTTAATAGAACTTCCAATGAAATATGATGACTTAGAAATAGATCATCAAAGTGGAGTTATTTTCCAAGACTCTGACACTCAATTTTGTATGCCCAAAGTTTATGAGGAATTAGCATTTGTCCTTGAGAATAGACAACTACCACGCAGCGAAATGGACGCTGAAATCAAAGCTGCATTAGAATCTGTTAATTTACACGTAACTGATCAAACATATGTGAATCAATTAAGTGGTGGGATGAAGCAGAAATTAGCTATCGTAGAAACAATACTTCAAAAATCTAAAACGTTATTTTTAGATGAACCAACCGCTATGTTAGACGTAAAAGCAACTGAATATTTATGGAAAAAACTCATTGAACTATGGGATGATCAAACCGTCTTGATTGTTGAACACAAAGTTGAACATATCTGGCATCATGTTGATCGTGTATTGTTGATGAATTACGACGGACAAATTATTGCAGACGATACACCGGAAATTATTCTCAGTCATTATGAAAAATTATTAACTGAATATGGTGTTTGGCATCCTAAAGCTTGGAACAACGCACCTCAACCTATCAAATTACATAATCATTCTCAAGAATCTTTATTTAAATTTGAAAATGGAAGAATCATACGTGGCAAAAAGACATTGTTTTCTACTGATTATTTCGAGATACATTCTGGTGAATGGATAACAATTACAGGAAAAAATGGTGCAGGTAAAACATCTTTACTAGAATCAATATTACAATTGATAAAATATAAAGGTCACATGACCTATCGTAATCAATCATTATCGAAAATTAAACAAGCTGCTAAGCATATGTATTTAGTTTATCAAAACCCTGAATTACAATTCATAACTAATTCTGTATATGACGAAGTCCATATTCATTATAACCACTTAGACCCTAAAAATGCCGAAAATGAAACGATACAACTGCTCGAGCTACTTCACTTAGAAAAAGTAAAAAATCAGCATCCATTTGAAATATCGACTGGTCAAAAACGCCGCTTAAGTGTCGCTACAGCTCTTAGCTCAAAAGCAGAGATTATTTTACTTGATGAACCTACATTTGGTTTAGATAGTCATAATACTTTTCAACTTATTAAACTTTTTCAAGAACGTGTCAAGAAAGGTCAAACTATTGTAATGGTTACACATGATCCAGAAATCATTCATCGCTACACAACACGTCGTTTACATGTAGAAGATGATTATCTTAAAGAGATTGAAGGTGAACGCAATGTTTGA
- a CDS encoding class I SAM-dependent rRNA methyltransferase: MKTATLNKGKESKYLNHYPLIDEEDIYAHDHLKEGDLVKLVTDQQQYIATGYVGRQHKGLGWVLSYDENAEINTSFFVHLFEKALEGREYYFNIEGTNAFRLFNAEGDGVGGLTIDNYDSHLLIQWYSKGIYKFRYNVLEAIKTVFNFTSIFEKMRFKDTSYAGGFVAGEAPEFPIIIEENFTFYNVDLNDGLMTGIFLDQKEVRKKLRDQFSENRHVLNLFSYTGAFSMIAAEHARSTTSVDLVNRSRALTEENFGLNGIDSKSQYIYVMDTFDFYNYATRQGYQYETIVIDPPSFARNKKKTFSVQKDYDSLIEGALNILSPEGTLLLCTNSSAFSLKAFKNVIKKSLSQSEVEYEINEVMGLPKDFKTHPHYKPSKYLKAIFVTIKH, encoded by the coding sequence ATGAAGACTGCTACATTAAATAAAGGCAAGGAATCAAAGTATTTAAATCACTATCCACTGATAGATGAAGAAGATATATATGCGCATGATCATTTAAAAGAAGGTGATTTAGTTAAATTAGTTACTGACCAACAACAATATATCGCAACTGGTTATGTAGGCCGTCAACATAAAGGTTTAGGATGGGTTTTAAGTTATGATGAAAACGCAGAAATCAATACATCATTTTTTGTACATTTATTTGAAAAGGCATTAGAGGGAAGAGAATACTATTTTAATATTGAAGGAACAAATGCTTTTAGACTATTTAATGCTGAAGGTGATGGTGTAGGTGGATTAACAATTGATAACTATGACAGTCATCTTTTAATACAATGGTATTCTAAAGGGATTTATAAATTTAGATACAACGTATTAGAAGCAATCAAGACTGTTTTTAATTTTACGTCTATTTTTGAAAAAATGAGATTCAAAGACACTTCATATGCAGGTGGATTTGTTGCAGGTGAAGCACCTGAATTTCCGATTATCATTGAAGAAAATTTCACTTTTTATAATGTTGATTTAAATGATGGATTAATGACTGGGATCTTTTTAGATCAAAAAGAAGTACGTAAAAAATTGCGCGATCAATTCTCTGAAAATAGACATGTACTTAATTTATTTAGTTATACTGGTGCATTTTCAATGATAGCTGCAGAACATGCTCGTTCTACTACAAGTGTAGATCTTGTAAACCGTTCAAGAGCGCTTACTGAGGAAAACTTCGGATTGAATGGAATTGATTCTAAGTCACAATATATTTATGTGATGGATACCTTTGATTTTTATAATTATGCTACACGTCAAGGTTATCAATATGAGACAATTGTTATCGATCCACCAAGCTTTGCTCGTAATAAGAAAAAAACTTTCTCAGTACAAAAAGACTATGACAGTTTGATAGAAGGTGCATTAAATATTTTATCGCCTGAAGGTACTTTACTATTATGTACAAATTCGAGTGCATTTTCATTAAAGGCGTTTAAAAATGTTATTAAAAAGTCGCTGTCACAATCTGAAGTTGAATATGAAATAAACGAAGTTATGGGCTTACCTAAAGATTTTAAAACTCACCCTCATTACAAACCATCAAAATATTTAAAGGCTATATTTGTTACAATTAAGCATTAA
- the purM gene encoding phosphoribosylformylglycinamidine cyclo-ligase yields the protein MSKVYEESGVNIQAGYEAVERISSHVERTMRKEVLGGLGGFGATFDISQLNMKAPVLVSGTDGVGTKLKLAIDYDKHDTIGIDAVAMCVNDILTTGVEPLYFLDYIATNKVVPGIIEQIVKGVSDGCQQTNTALIGGETAEMGEMYHEGEYDIAGFAVGAVEKDEYIDGTKVKEGQAIIGLASNGVHSNGYSLVRKLIKESGIDLNDHFNGQTFLQTFLAPTELYVKPILELKKHVDIKAMNHITGGGFYENIPRVLPKGLSAKIDTNSFPTLKVFDWLQQQGNIPTKEMYNIFNMGIGYTVIVDKKDVQTALTILRALDTQAYEIGEIIKDEDTPIYLLGVES from the coding sequence ATGTCTAAAGTATATGAAGAATCAGGTGTAAATATTCAAGCAGGATACGAAGCAGTAGAGAGAATATCTAGTCATGTCGAACGCACTATGCGAAAGGAAGTTCTAGGTGGACTAGGTGGTTTTGGTGCAACATTTGATATATCACAGTTAAATATGAAGGCCCCTGTATTGGTGTCTGGTACAGATGGAGTTGGTACAAAGTTAAAACTAGCTATTGATTATGATAAGCATGACACCATTGGTATTGATGCAGTAGCTATGTGTGTAAATGACATTTTAACGACTGGGGTAGAACCGTTATATTTTCTTGACTATATAGCTACAAACAAAGTAGTCCCAGGTATTATTGAACAAATTGTTAAAGGTGTCAGTGATGGTTGTCAACAAACTAACACTGCATTGATTGGCGGTGAAACTGCTGAAATGGGCGAGATGTATCATGAAGGTGAATATGATATTGCCGGTTTTGCTGTTGGAGCGGTAGAAAAAGATGAGTATATTGATGGTACTAAAGTTAAAGAAGGACAAGCCATCATTGGTTTAGCTTCTAATGGTGTTCATTCAAATGGCTATAGTCTAGTTAGAAAATTAATTAAAGAGTCAGGAATTGATTTAAATGATCATTTTAATGGGCAAACATTTTTACAAACGTTCTTAGCTCCAACTGAACTTTATGTTAAGCCAATTCTTGAACTTAAGAAACATGTCGATATTAAAGCAATGAATCATATTACGGGTGGCGGATTTTATGAAAACATACCGCGTGTATTACCGAAAGGCTTATCGGCTAAGATTGACACGAACTCTTTCCCTACATTAAAAGTATTTGATTGGTTACAACAACAAGGAAATATACCTACTAAAGAAATGTATAATATTTTCAATATGGGTATTGGATATACGGTTATAGTGGATAAAAAAGATGTACAAACAGCTTTAACAATTTTGCGCGCGCTTGATACACAAGCTTATGAAATTGGTGAAATTATTAAAGATGAAGATACACCAATTTATTTATTGGGGGTAGAATCGTGA
- the auxA gene encoding lipoteichoic acid stability factor AuxA gives MSFLRKHTEIIFSYIIGIVSLFTGLIILINLPLIKHFNGDKKVNTHVHNVWEFLNAFFAEIIKVMSRFIGCFPIISAIIIIMFGILLMLLGHTLFRTIKYDYDISIFFLVIGIMYFIITLLLMTQVYGFFAIVFIIPFIVHIGYIVYKDELNHNNRKNHYMWIIVTYSISYLITQIVLYGRIDANEIESIDILSVNTFFIIMWLLGQMAIWNFLFLRRSLPLTKEELGEEEPELSRTNKGNVSNQTKVHLKQLQDKTTEYARKTRRSVDLDKMRAKRDKFKDKVKNIVDIQEDDIPHWMKKPKWIKPMYVQLFCGVVILFFAFLEFNNRNSLFLSGEWELSQTQYVVEWVTLILLLFIIIIYIATTLTYYLRDKFYYLQLFMGSILFFKFLTEFINIMIHGLLLSIFITPILLLMLIAMIVAYSLQLREKP, from the coding sequence ATGTCTTTTCTTAGGAAACACACCGAGATCATATTTAGCTACATTATCGGTATCGTTTCACTTTTCACAGGTCTCATCATTCTTATTAACTTACCATTAATTAAACACTTTAATGGGGATAAGAAAGTTAATACACATGTACATAATGTATGGGAATTTCTTAATGCATTCTTCGCTGAAATCATTAAAGTGATGAGTAGATTTATAGGTTGTTTTCCAATAATAAGTGCCATTATTATTATTATGTTTGGTATCTTATTAATGTTATTAGGTCATACGTTATTTAGAACAATAAAATATGACTATGACATTTCTATTTTCTTTTTGGTTATTGGTATTATGTATTTCATTATTACATTATTACTTATGACACAAGTTTATGGTTTCTTCGCAATCGTATTTATCATACCGTTCATCGTACATATTGGATATATCGTATATAAAGATGAATTAAATCATAATAATCGCAAAAATCACTATATGTGGATTATTGTGACATATAGTATTAGTTATTTAATTACACAAATCGTATTATATGGTCGTATTGATGCTAATGAAATTGAATCAATAGATATTTTAAGTGTAAATACTTTCTTCATTATTATGTGGTTATTAGGTCAAATGGCAATTTGGAATTTCTTATTCTTAAGACGTTCATTACCTTTAACTAAAGAAGAATTAGGTGAAGAAGAACCTGAGCTTTCAAGAACTAATAAAGGGAACGTATCTAATCAAACAAAAGTTCACTTAAAACAACTCCAAGATAAGACAACAGAATATGCACGTAAGACAAGAAGAAGTGTTGATTTAGATAAGATGAGAGCTAAAAGGGATAAATTTAAAGATAAAGTTAAGAATATAGTTGATATTCAAGAAGACGATATTCCACATTGGATGAAAAAGCCTAAATGGATTAAACCAATGTATGTTCAACTATTTTGCGGTGTCGTCATTTTATTCTTCGCATTTTTAGAGTTTAATAATCGTAATTCTTTATTCTTATCCGGAGAATGGGAGTTGTCACAAACACAATATGTTGTTGAATGGGTTACACTTATTTTGTTACTATTCATCATTATCATTTATATTGCGACGACACTAACTTATTATTTAAGAGATAAATTTTATTATCTACAGCTCTTCATGGGAAGTATATTATTCTTTAAATTCTTAACTGAATTTATCAATATTATGATTCACGGTTTATTACTATCGATCTTTATCACTCCAATCTTATTATTAATGTTAATCGCGATGATTGTCGCATATTCATTACAATTGAGAGAGAAACCGTAA
- the graF gene encoding glycopeptide resistance-associated protein GraF, whose amino-acid sequence MGKEEYKKKSAEQAKEVEEKLKEQNEEKTDDIEQTKKDIQDTLD is encoded by the coding sequence ATGGGAAAAGAAGAATATAAAAAGAAATCAGCTGAACAAGCTAAAGAAGTTGAAGAAAAATTAAAAGAACAAAATGAAGAAAAAACTGACGATATCGAACAAACTAAAAAAGATATTCAGGATACTTTAGATTAG
- the purH gene encoding bifunctional phosphoribosylaminoimidazolecarboxamide formyltransferase/IMP cyclohydrolase, whose amino-acid sequence MKKVILSVSNKSGIVEFAKSLTELDYELYSTGGTKRTLEEADINVKSVSELTQFPEIMDGRVKTLHPAVHGGILADRDKQAHLDQLKEQHIDLIDMVVVNLYPFQQTVADPDVTQDDAIENIDIGGPTMLRAAAKNFKHVTTVVHPSDYNEVIHKIKTNQLDEAFRKELMIKVFEHTNEYDHAIVSFFKDNKETLRYGENPQQSAYFVRNSNSKHTIAGAKQLHGKQLSFNNIKDADAALSLVKKFKQSIAVAVKHMNPCGVGVGETIEEAFKHAYEADNQSIFGGIIALNRTVTAELAETLHSIFLEVVIAPKFTEDALAILTKKKNIRLLEIDMTIDNAEQEFVSVSGGYLVQDKDNKDVSREKMTVATHTQPTESQWEAMLLGWKVVSAVKSNAVILSNNKQTVGIGAGQMNRVGSAKIAIERAIEINEDVALVSDGFLPMGDTVEYAAEHGIKAIIQPGGSIKDQESIDMANKYGIAMVMTGMRHFKH is encoded by the coding sequence ATGAAAAAAGTAATTTTAAGTGTTTCTAATAAAAGTGGAATTGTAGAATTTGCAAAGTCCTTAACTGAATTAGATTATGAGTTATATTCTACAGGGGGCACAAAACGTACTTTAGAAGAGGCAGATATTAACGTTAAATCAGTTTCCGAGTTAACACAATTTCCTGAAATTATGGATGGACGTGTAAAAACGTTACATCCCGCTGTGCATGGAGGTATTTTAGCTGATCGTGATAAACAGGCTCATCTCGATCAATTAAAAGAACAACATATTGACTTAATTGATATGGTAGTAGTTAATTTATATCCTTTTCAACAAACTGTTGCAGATCCTGACGTGACACAAGATGATGCTATAGAGAATATTGATATTGGTGGACCAACAATGTTACGTGCAGCAGCAAAGAACTTTAAACATGTTACAACAGTTGTTCATCCTTCAGATTATAATGAAGTAATTCATAAAATTAAAACGAATCAGTTAGATGAAGCGTTCAGAAAAGAATTAATGATTAAAGTGTTTGAACATACGAATGAATATGATCATGCAATTGTGAGTTTCTTCAAAGATAATAAAGAAACACTGAGATATGGTGAGAATCCTCAACAATCCGCTTATTTTGTGAGAAATTCTAATAGTAAACATACTATTGCTGGTGCGAAGCAATTACATGGTAAACAATTGAGTTTCAATAATATTAAAGATGCGGATGCTGCACTTAGTTTAGTTAAGAAGTTTAAACAATCAATTGCTGTAGCTGTAAAACATATGAACCCTTGTGGTGTGGGTGTTGGAGAAACGATTGAAGAGGCATTTAAGCACGCATATGAGGCGGACAATCAGTCAATTTTTGGAGGTATCATTGCCTTGAATCGTACAGTAACTGCTGAATTGGCTGAAACTTTACATTCTATCTTTTTAGAGGTTGTTATTGCTCCTAAATTTACTGAAGACGCATTAGCTATTTTAACTAAAAAGAAAAATATTCGTCTGTTAGAAATTGACATGACAATTGATAATGCCGAACAAGAGTTTGTATCGGTTTCTGGTGGTTATTTGGTTCAAGATAAAGATAATAAAGATGTCTCGCGTGAGAAGATGACTGTTGCTACTCACACACAGCCTACAGAATCACAATGGGAAGCGATGTTACTTGGTTGGAAAGTAGTGAGTGCTGTTAAAAGTAATGCAGTTATATTAAGTAACAACAAACAAACGGTAGGAATTGGTGCTGGGCAAATGAATAGAGTAGGTTCAGCTAAAATTGCTATTGAGAGAGCGATTGAAATAAATGAGGATGTTGCGCTTGTTTCTGATGGTTTCTTACCTATGGGTGATACAGTTGAATATGCTGCTGAACACGGTATTAAAGCGATTATTCAACCAGGTGGCTCAATTAAAGATCAAGAGTCTATCGACATGGCTAATAAATATGGTATCGCAATGGTAATGACAGGTATGCGTCATTTTAAACATTAA